One Plasmodium cynomolgi strain B DNA, chromosome 12, whole genome shotgun sequence genomic region harbors:
- a CDS encoding ATP-dependent metalloprotease (putative), which yields MLLLRNVVVVHLKRSHMLYVGNLANVECILNNKRCFTLLKNERLDRLKREIRYKPNDNFLILQFYKEANVHNPNEVIKHYESNNNIKNESITKEYIKALVYTNKLKYTNLDNIKYDSDPMLYRRLVDESSHSNDVNNDRSSVYDTGNLNADSGYANMAQSSHRIEYGDKKKGVHSEIYSLQIDPKKPLKVSVVDGSKKGMWGLLKSTIGFLILVAAASVYLEGVSQNVQKGIGVVNKKIIPVENVKVTFADVKGCDEVKQELEEIIDYLKNSDKFTKIGAKLPKGILLSGEPGTGKTLIARAIAGEANVPFLQASGSEFEEMFVGVGARRIRELFQAAKKHAPCIVFIDEIDAVGSKRSNRDNSAVRMTLNQLLVELDGFEQNEGIVVICATNFPQSLDKALVRPGRLDKTIVVPLPDIKGRYEILKMYSSKIVLSKDVDLHVLSRRTVGMTGADLNNILNIAAIKCSVEGKKAVDMNSIEQAFDRVVVGLQRKSPLNEEEKNITAYHEGGHTLVNFYTKGSDPVHKATIMPRGMSLGVTWKIPISDKYSQKIRDVQSEIDILMGGLVSEEIIFGKNNVTTGCSSDLQRATHIAQSLVMNYGVGINEENISMFLQDKKNISEEMKIKIDKSIQRILLDSYNRAKKVLNQHIDELHRVASALVEYETLTSDEIKLAMQGKHDQIRKNRELKQKEFNLKDSRIS from the coding sequence ATGCTGCTGCTGCGGAACGTCGTGGTGGTGCACCTGAAGAGGAGCCACATGCTCTATGTGGGAAACCTGGCGAACGTGGAATGCATCCTGAACAACAAAAGGTGCTTTACCCTCTTGAAAAACGAAAGGTTGGATAGACTAAAGAGGGAAATCCGATACAAGCCAAATGATAATTTCCTCATATTACAGTTTTATAAGGAAGCAAATGTACATAACCCAAATGAAGTTATAAAACATTACGAGAGCAACAATAacatcaaaaatgaaagcatAACTAAGGAGTACATAAAAGCGCTAGTGTATACAAATAAGTTGAAGTACACGAACTTGGATAATATAAAGTATGATAGCGACCCCATGTTATATAGGCGATTGGTGGATGAGTCGAGTCATTCAAATGATGTCAATAACGATCGTTCGAGTGTGTATGATACGGGGAATTTAAACGCGGATTCTGGCTACGCTAATATGGCTCAGTCATCTCACAGAATAGAAtatggagataaaaaaaaaggggtgcacaGTGAAATTTATAGTTTACAAATAGACCCCAAGAAGCCTTTAAAAGTGTCTGTAGTGGatggaagtaaaaaaggcaTGTGGGGTTTACTCAAGTCGACCATTGGGTTTCTAATTCTCGTGGCGGCGGCAAGTGTATACCTAGAGGGAGTATCCCAGAATGTCCAAAAAGGTATAGGAGTagtaaataagaaaataattccagtggaaaatgtgaaagttACCTTTGCAGATGTAAAAGGGTGTGATGAAGTGAAACAGGAACTTGAAGAAATAAttgattatttaaaaaactcagataaatttacaaaaataggTGCCAAATTACCGAAGGGGATACTCCTGTCCGGCGAACCTGGCACAGGAAAAACGTTAATTGCTAGAGCCATAGCGGGGGAAGCGAATGTCCCTTTCCTCCAAGCATCAGGCTCcgaatttgaagaaatgtTCGTAGGAGTTGGTGCCAGAAGGATAAGAGAGCTCTTCCAAGCAGCCAAAAAACATGCGCCATGTATCGTTTTTATTGACGAAATTGATGCAGTTGGATCTAAAAGAAGCAACAGAGATAACAGTGCTGTCAGAATGACGCTAAACCAATTACTGGTCGAATTGGACGGGTTTGAACAGAACGAAGGAATAGTAGTAATCTGTGCAACGAACTTCCCACAAAGCTTAGACAAAGCGTTGGTAAGACCAGGAAGGTTGGACAAAACGATTGTAGTACCTTTGCCAGATATAAAAGGTAGgtatgaaattttaaaaatgtatagcAGCAAAATTGTGCTGTCGAAAGATGTCGATTTGCATGTCTTATCGAGAAGAACCGTTGGAATGACAGGAGCAGATTTGAATAATATACTCAACATAGCTGCTATTAAATGCTCCgtggaaggaaagaaagcgGTAGATATGAATTCAATTGAACAGGCATTTGATAGAGTCGTTGTGGGATTGCAAAGAAAATCTCCCCTaaatgaagaagagaaaaatattacagcTTATCACGAAGGTGGTCATACATTAgttaatttttacacaaaaggTTCTGATCCTGTCCATAAGGCAACCATTATGCCTAGAGGCATGTCCCTAGGTGTTACTTGGAAAATCCCAATCAGTGATAAGTACAGCCAAAAAATCAGAGATGTACAAAGCGAAATAGATATCCTCATGGGAGGGTTAGTTTctgaagaaattatttttggaaAGAATAATGTAACCACTGGGTGTTCTAGTGATTTGCAGAGGGCTACTCACATAGCACAATCTCTTGTTATGAATTATGGGGTAGGaattaatgaagaaaatatatccaTGTTCTTgcaggataaaaaaaacattagtgaagaaatgaaaatcaAAATTGATAAATCTATTCAGAGAATACTGTTAGATTCTTATAACAGAGCCAAAAAGGTCCTGAATCAACACATTGATGAATTACACAGGGTTGCTTCTGCCCTCGTAGAGTATGAAACTCTGACCAGCGATGAAATAAAACTAGCTATGCAAGGGAAGCATGATcagataagaaaaaatagagaacTGAAACAGAAGGAGTTTAACTTGAAGGACAGCAGGATTTC
- a CDS encoding hypothetical protein (putative), with the protein MPFLCHKHFVDDLEYIKSKNIAEIFEGLLGYVYFEKPQNVVESLIGELKKLEKKNNVKKVFDAEDIKAVYNFLNLQNEKCISREKCILGLSQFVLNNKQREFMESAKIASDVNLEVFTSYAEKIINL; encoded by the exons atgcCCTTTCTGTGCCATAAACATTTTGTAGACGACCTTGAATACATCAAGAGCAAAAATATAGCCGAAATATTTGAG gGACTCTTAGGTTACGTTTATTTCGAAAAGCCACAAAACGTAGTGGAGTCATTAATTGGAGAGCTGAAAAAATTAGAGAAGAAA aataatgtgaaaaaagTGTTCGATGCGGAAGACATAAAGGCAGTgtacaactttttaaatttacaaaatgagaaatgtaTATCTAGAGAAAAGTGCATTCTAG GCCTGAGTCAATTCGTGCTGAACAATAAACAGAGGGAATTTATGGAAAGTGCAAAAATCGCAAGCGATGTCAACCTAGAAGTTTTCACTTCCTACGC tgaaaaaatcattaatttgtaa